In Desulfovibrio sp. JC022, the genomic window CGGAATAATTTTACTGATCATGGGCTGTCTCGGACTCGGTAAACTGCTGCAATATATCCCTTACCCGGTCACAACCGGATTTACTTCCGGCATCGGTATTTTAATTTTCTCTACCCAGATCAAAGACTTTCTCGGCCTGCGTATTGATCAACTTCCGGCGGATTTCCTGCCCCGGATAAAAGCCTGCGCAGAGGCACTGCCGACTGTAAATCCAAGTACTTTAGGGCTGGGCATGCTGACCGTAATTTCAATGCTGCTGGTTAGAAGATTCATCCCCCGAGTTCCAGCTCCGTTTGTAGGCATTGCTTTGGCAAGCACGCTCACATGGATAATGGGCCTTCAGACAGAAACTATCGGCAGCAGGTTCGGAGGAATCCCCACAATCCTGCCTGACCCGGTTTCATTTAACGGCCTTGACCTTATGCAACTCAAAGCCCTGATCCCGGAAGCCCTGACCATAGCAATTCTTGCCGGGATCGAATCACTTCTCAGTGCAACCGTGGCAGACGGCATGAGCGGTGACCGCCACAACTCATCCAATGAACTCATTGCTCAGGGACTTGCAAACATCGGTTCAGCACTCTTCGGCGGATTACCCGCAACAGGAGCAATTGCAAGAACCGCCACAAATATCCGCGCCGGGGCACACTCCCCCTTAGCGGGCATTACTCATGCACTGACCCTGATTCTGTTCATTAAGGTCTGCGCTCCGCTAGCCTCCATGATTCCGCTGGCCAGTCTTGCCGGGGTACTCATGCTGGTAGCCTGGGATATGAGCGAGGTGCACCGCATCAAACGTTTGCTATTCGCCCCTAAGTCGGACTCACTGGTTATGCTTATCGCTCTGCTATTAACTGTTTTTGTCGATCTTACCGTAGCAGTGGAAGTTGGTGTGGTCATGGCTGCTATGCTGTTCATGAAGCGCATGAGCCAATTAACAGACATCCACAGCCTCGATACCGGATTGCCTGAAGATGATATTATCGACCGTACTAACGGACATGAAAAAGTAGTTGTCTATGAAATTAGCGGCCCCATGTTTTTCGGCATGGCCCAGAGATTCGTGGATGTTATGAGTTTTACCCGCAAGAAACCGGAAATCATCGTGTTCTGCATGCGCCTTGTTCCGACCATGGACGCCACAGGGATTGAAGCCCTTGAGACCGTAATCCGCCGGGCACATGCGCAAAATATAAAAATACTTCTCTCGGGAGTAAATCCGCGAATCAGCAAAATCATGACCCGTCTGGGGACGGATAAATTAGTCGGGTCTGAAAATATCTTCCCGGATTTTTCCACTGCGGTCGCCAAAACGGTTCTTCACGTTGATGAAGATTCAGGATTACCCCGCTGCACTTCAGCAAAAGAACTATCTACAACAACTTAAAAATGACGCAAAAAAGCCCGGACTCTCGCGAATCCGGGCTTTCAATTTTCTATTCAATTCACTTAACTCTGCTTACGCAACCTGCGCTTATCACCCACTCGAATGGTGACCTTTTCTTTGTCCATATATTCAAGCAATGGAATGGAAAACTTACGTGACAACCCGACCAAAGTCTTAAAATCCTGCGGGCCAAGCTCTTCATTTTCTGCAAAGTACCCTTCAAGGGTCTTCTGCAAGCCATCAACCGCGGACTTAGCGAAATACATATCGTCCTTGATTCTGACCAGCAGACCTTCATCCTGCAAGAGCTTGTAAACCGGTGCAGCCTCTTTAAAAACCAGATCAAGCGAATCAAGTACATCTTTCAGGTTCGGAGGGGTCAGACCGCCCTTTTCGTAAGTATTCATCAGGGTATCGCGCAACTTCTGCTGATCCGAAGCTAAGGAAACCTTGTGTCCGGGCAAATGCAGAATTTCCTGCGCTGCTACGATTTCCTTTTTCTTGAGCAGACGTTCCACGATTGAGTGAAAAAGTTTTTCCGGCAATCCCTTACCGTACGTGGACCCGATCTCCCCGCGCGAAACGCCCGGTTTCATGGGTTCATTCTTATGAAAGTCCTCAAGGTGATGAATCAGTCCTTGTACCAGATTTTCATAGTGTGTGCCGGAAACATAACTGCGGGTTTCCTTATCATACAAGAAAACCTTCTGCTGTCCGCCCATAGTCTGGAGCATTTTCTCCAGCGGTTTGGATGCCACGTTGCTCAGTATAGAAAGTTCCTGAAATGTAAGCCCAGCTCTGCCCGCCAATTCAAGCTGAGTCAGCACTAACTCTTCCGGTTCGGCACCGATTAGCGTTTCCAGACGCTTAACATCATCGGAAAAACGCTTAACCTTACGACCCAGCGGGTTGATGATGCTACCCCCGGCGATGGTCCGCAACGGAGAAAAAGAACGCAAAACAACGCGATCGCCATAAACCCCGGTCATAGGTTTATCAAAACGAATCTGGCAGACAGCTCGTTCACCCTTTTCCAGTTTTTCGCGATCAAGGAAATAAACCTTAGCCATCACTTCTTTGGAGCCATGATGGAAATGAATTTCCTTACGATGCTTCAAGCTTTTCGGGGAAGAAGGCAGGCAGGTTAGTTCTACATCCCATACAGTGGACGGGAAAAGGGTTCCCGGACGGCCCAGCACTTCACCGCGATCAATTTCCTCAACCTCCACACCGTGCAAGTTGATAGCTGTCCTGCGCCCTGCCGGGGCGGTTTCCACAGATGATCCATGCGATTGCAGGCTACGCACTTTGGTCTCGGTCATCTTCGGATAAAGCACCACGTCATCGCCCACGGAAAGCTGCCCGGAAATCAAGGTTCCGGTCACAACCGTACCGTGTCCTTTCATGGTAAACACGCGATCCACAGGCAGACGCGCAAGGTCGGTTCTACGTTTCGGAGCAAAACCTTTCATGAAATTCGCGATTTCACCGCGCAATTCATCAAGCCCCTGCCCGGTATGCGAAGAAACAGCATGGATCGGGGCCTCAGCCAGAAAGCTCGGCGCTAGAAATTCCCGCACATCTTCCTGAACCATCTCCATCCAGTCTTCATCAACAGTGTCAGCTTTGGTCAGGACCACGAAACCCTTTTCAATGCCAAGCAGAGTGCAGATTTCCAGATGTTCACGGGTCTGGGGCATTACACCCTCATCAGCGGCAATGA contains:
- a CDS encoding SulP family inorganic anion transporter, encoding MDTYVCSKLNRFIPTSFKFIKSGCSPATIRQDIAAGITVGIVALPLAMAFAIASGASPATGLFTAIIAGFIISGLGGTRFQIGGPTGAFVIIISGIIARHGYEGLILATAMAGIILLIMGCLGLGKLLQYIPYPVTTGFTSGIGILIFSTQIKDFLGLRIDQLPADFLPRIKACAEALPTVNPSTLGLGMLTVISMLLVRRFIPRVPAPFVGIALASTLTWIMGLQTETIGSRFGGIPTILPDPVSFNGLDLMQLKALIPEALTIAILAGIESLLSATVADGMSGDRHNSSNELIAQGLANIGSALFGGLPATGAIARTATNIRAGAHSPLAGITHALTLILFIKVCAPLASMIPLASLAGVLMLVAWDMSEVHRIKRLLFAPKSDSLVMLIALLLTVFVDLTVAVEVGVVMAAMLFMKRMSQLTDIHSLDTGLPEDDIIDRTNGHEKVVVYEISGPMFFGMAQRFVDVMSFTRKKPEIIVFCMRLVPTMDATGIEALETVIRRAHAQNIKILLSGVNPRISKIMTRLGTDKLVGSENIFPDFSTAVAKTVLHVDEDSGLPRCTSAKELSTTT
- the selB gene encoding selenocysteine-specific translation elongation factor encodes the protein MPVVMGTAGHIDHGKTSLIKALTGTDCDRLAEEKKRGITIELGFASLDLGGDEHLSIIDVPGHEKFVKNMVAGAAGIDFVLLVIAADEGVMPQTREHLEICTLLGIEKGFVVLTKADTVDEDWMEMVQEDVREFLAPSFLAEAPIHAVSSHTGQGLDELRGEIANFMKGFAPKRRTDLARLPVDRVFTMKGHGTVVTGTLISGQLSVGDDVVLYPKMTETKVRSLQSHGSSVETAPAGRRTAINLHGVEVEEIDRGEVLGRPGTLFPSTVWDVELTCLPSSPKSLKHRKEIHFHHGSKEVMAKVYFLDREKLEKGERAVCQIRFDKPMTGVYGDRVVLRSFSPLRTIAGGSIINPLGRKVKRFSDDVKRLETLIGAEPEELVLTQLELAGRAGLTFQELSILSNVASKPLEKMLQTMGGQQKVFLYDKETRSYVSGTHYENLVQGLIHHLEDFHKNEPMKPGVSRGEIGSTYGKGLPEKLFHSIVERLLKKKEIVAAQEILHLPGHKVSLASDQQKLRDTLMNTYEKGGLTPPNLKDVLDSLDLVFKEAAPVYKLLQDEGLLVRIKDDMYFAKSAVDGLQKTLEGYFAENEELGPQDFKTLVGLSRKFSIPLLEYMDKEKVTIRVGDKRRLRKQS